A genomic segment from Holophagales bacterium encodes:
- a CDS encoding EAL domain-containing protein: MRSDEPAVGEGTDRYRRQRRIQEATYAIAQAVTSSEGLDDLFARIHRIVAGLMEARNLYIALLDEATGSLTFPYFRDEIDAEPPAGPVPVGRGLTGYVLRKGEPLLASPEVFDDLVARGEVESIGAASIDWLGVPLRAGDRTIGVLAVQSYVGNLRYGAEDQALLGFVSSQVALAIERRRGEAALRQSERRHRALLEALPDLLFVLGRDGRYLAVHAARPETLAAPRETLLGSAIPTVLPPAAAAVWMGAIGRCLAGEGTQVIEYALDVPAGRRVFEGRVVRHDAESVLSLVRDVTDRVEGERALQERERELKRLTDNMLDVISETDLTGVLRFATPSYEAVTGWLPEEFIGHNAFEFIHPEDAELSREMLGRKARRDGSSSFTYRFRTKDGRWLWVDSLVTLARDGKGEPDGLVITSRDVTDRKRDEEIVRLQHETERSLLRREGLEAILGRICTRVAGFFDFPVVWIGLKVSDGRIEPRAVAGEAAGFVTGSTFRWDESPEGRGPSGEAVRTGKTVYVDGLGDERVAPWKEGAVASGLGAAISVPLVVGERVLGVLSCYARGPEAFRSGAVVPITRIADQAALSLLEAEQLERIELQTAALEATANAVVITDREGRVEWVNRAFTDLTGFKLEDVRGETPRVLKSGVQSDFYYEKMWETILGGHVWRGELYNKRKDGTVYVEEQTITPVTGTDGTIGHFVAVKQDVTQRRKTEERIRYLALHDPLTDLGNRRSVEESLERVVARARRGTPGSLVLLDLDHFKVVNDTLGHAAGDTVLVELARLLGTLRRPGDEIARLGGDEFVLVLEGIPGEAGRMVAERLRRAIHEHRFEVGGSRFDLGVSVGVVPIDGRLNAAALLALADSALYSAKERGRNRVVLVDASISPTPLSEASVWASRVKDALRDQRFVLAYQPIFRLATGRTAHYEALLRLRDDAGELVGPGAFLPAAEQFGLLPQLDMWVVDQVLELLKARGDVEVFVNLSGASLGEEGHLLSIEERIRESGIGPGRLAFEVTETTAVRDMMAAREWMRRLRDLGCRFALDDFGIGFSSFSYLQSLPADYVKIDGSFIRDLDTNLANQALVKAIDTVAHTLGKETIAEQVENLGSVAILRELGVEFAQGFALGGPKPDLPPADA; the protein is encoded by the coding sequence ATGAGGAGCGACGAGCCCGCGGTAGGCGAGGGGACGGACCGCTACCGCCGCCAGAGGCGCATCCAGGAGGCGACCTACGCGATCGCCCAGGCGGTGACGTCGAGCGAGGGCCTCGACGACCTCTTCGCGCGGATCCACCGGATCGTCGCCGGGCTGATGGAAGCCCGAAACCTCTACATTGCGCTCCTGGACGAGGCGACCGGCAGCCTCACGTTTCCCTATTTCCGCGACGAGATCGACGCCGAGCCCCCCGCGGGGCCCGTCCCGGTCGGGCGCGGGCTGACGGGCTACGTCCTCCGGAAGGGGGAGCCCCTGCTCGCCTCGCCCGAGGTCTTCGACGACCTCGTCGCGCGCGGAGAGGTGGAGTCGATCGGGGCCGCCTCGATCGACTGGCTGGGCGTGCCGCTGCGCGCGGGGGACCGGACGATCGGGGTCCTCGCGGTCCAGAGCTACGTCGGAAACCTGAGGTACGGCGCGGAAGACCAGGCGCTCCTCGGGTTCGTCTCGTCGCAGGTCGCCCTCGCCATCGAGCGCCGCCGGGGGGAAGCGGCTCTTCGCCAGAGCGAGAGGCGGCATCGCGCGCTCCTGGAGGCGCTGCCCGACCTCCTCTTCGTCCTCGGCCGGGATGGCCGCTACCTCGCGGTCCACGCCGCGAGGCCGGAGACTCTCGCCGCACCGCGCGAGACCCTCCTCGGCAGCGCGATCCCCACGGTCCTGCCCCCGGCGGCGGCGGCGGTCTGGATGGGTGCGATCGGCCGCTGCCTCGCGGGCGAAGGCACGCAGGTCATCGAGTACGCGCTCGACGTCCCAGCCGGCCGGCGCGTTTTCGAGGGGCGGGTCGTCAGGCACGACGCGGAGTCGGTGCTCTCCCTCGTTCGCGACGTCACCGACCGCGTCGAGGGGGAGCGGGCGCTTCAGGAACGCGAGCGGGAGCTGAAGCGGCTCACCGACAACATGCTCGACGTGATCTCCGAGACGGACCTCACCGGGGTCCTGCGGTTCGCCACGCCCTCCTACGAGGCGGTGACGGGCTGGCTGCCCGAGGAGTTCATCGGGCACAACGCCTTCGAGTTCATCCACCCGGAAGACGCAGAGCTCTCCCGGGAGATGCTCGGGAGAAAGGCGCGGCGGGACGGCTCCTCCTCCTTCACCTACCGCTTCCGGACGAAGGACGGCCGGTGGCTCTGGGTCGATTCCCTCGTGACCCTCGCGCGGGACGGGAAAGGGGAGCCGGACGGGCTCGTCATCACGAGCCGCGACGTCACCGACCGCAAGCGCGACGAGGAGATCGTCCGGCTCCAGCACGAGACGGAGCGGAGCCTGCTCCGGCGCGAGGGGCTCGAAGCGATCCTCGGGCGGATCTGCACCCGCGTCGCGGGGTTCTTCGACTTCCCGGTCGTCTGGATCGGCCTGAAGGTATCCGACGGGAGGATCGAGCCGCGGGCCGTCGCGGGCGAGGCCGCCGGGTTCGTGACGGGCTCGACCTTCCGCTGGGACGAATCCCCCGAGGGGCGCGGGCCGTCGGGAGAGGCGGTCCGGACCGGGAAGACCGTCTACGTCGATGGCCTCGGGGACGAGCGGGTCGCACCCTGGAAGGAGGGCGCGGTGGCGAGCGGCCTCGGTGCCGCGATCTCGGTGCCCCTCGTCGTCGGCGAGCGCGTCCTCGGGGTCCTTTCCTGCTACGCCCGCGGGCCGGAGGCCTTCCGGAGCGGTGCGGTCGTGCCGATCACCCGGATCGCCGACCAGGCGGCCCTCTCGCTCCTCGAGGCCGAGCAGCTCGAGCGGATCGAGCTGCAGACGGCGGCCCTCGAGGCGACCGCGAACGCGGTGGTCATCACCGACCGCGAAGGACGCGTGGAGTGGGTCAACCGCGCCTTCACCGACCTGACCGGGTTCAAGCTCGAGGACGTTCGCGGCGAGACGCCCCGCGTGCTCAAGTCCGGCGTCCAGAGCGACTTCTACTACGAGAAGATGTGGGAGACGATCCTGGGCGGGCACGTCTGGCGGGGCGAGCTCTACAACAAGCGCAAGGACGGGACCGTCTACGTCGAGGAGCAGACGATCACGCCCGTCACCGGGACCGACGGCACCATCGGCCATTTCGTCGCGGTGAAACAGGACGTCACCCAGCGGAGGAAGACCGAGGAGAGGATCCGCTACCTCGCCCTCCACGACCCGCTCACCGACCTGGGGAACCGCCGCTCGGTCGAGGAAAGCCTCGAGCGGGTCGTCGCGCGGGCGCGCCGCGGGACGCCCGGGTCGCTCGTCCTCCTCGACCTGGACCACTTCAAGGTCGTCAACGACACGCTCGGGCACGCCGCGGGCGACACCGTTCTCGTCGAGCTGGCACGCCTCCTCGGGACGCTCCGCCGGCCTGGGGACGAGATCGCCCGCCTCGGTGGCGACGAGTTCGTCCTCGTCCTCGAGGGGATCCCGGGGGAGGCGGGCCGCATGGTGGCCGAACGGCTCCGGCGGGCGATCCACGAGCACCGCTTCGAGGTCGGCGGCAGCCGGTTCGACCTCGGTGTGAGCGTCGGCGTCGTCCCGATCGACGGGCGCCTCAACGCCGCCGCGCTCCTCGCCCTCGCCGATTCGGCGCTCTACTCGGCCAAGGAACGGGGCCGCAACCGCGTCGTCCTCGTCGACGCCTCGATCTCGCCGACGCCGCTCTCCGAGGCGAGCGTCTGGGCCTCGCGGGTCAAGGACGCCCTTCGCGACCAGCGCTTCGTCCTCGCCTACCAGCCGATCTTCCGCCTCGCCACGGGACGGACGGCGCACTACGAGGCGCTTCTCAGGCTGCGCGACGACGCCGGAGAGCTCGTCGGCCCGGGTGCGTTCCTGCCCGCGGCCGAGCAGTTCGGGCTCCTCCCGCAGCTCGACATGTGGGTCGTCGACCAGGTGCTCGAGCTGCTGAAGGCGCGGGGGGACGTGGAGGTCTTCGTGAACCTCTCCGGCGCGAGCCTCGGCGAGGAGGGGCACCTCCTCTCGATCGAGGAGCGGATCCGGGAGAGCGGGATCGGTCCCGGCCGGCTCGCGTTCGAGGTGACCGAAACGACCGCGGTGAGGGACATGATGGCCGCGCGGGAGTGGATGCGGCGCCTGCGCGACCTCGGCTGCCGGTTCGCGCTCGACGACTTCGGCATCGGGTTCTCGTCCTTCTCCTACCTGCAGAGCCTCCCGGCCGACTACGTCAAGATCGACGGCTCCTTCATCCGCGACCTCGACACGAACCTCGCGAACCAGGCCCTCGTCAAGGCGATCGACACGGTGGCCCACACCCTCGGCAAGGAGACGATCGCCGAGCAGGTCGAGAACCTCGGATCGGTGGCCATCCTGAGGGAGCTCGGAGTGGAGTTCGCGCAGGGCTTCGCGCTCGGCGGGCCGAAGCCGGACCTGCCCCCGGCGGACGCCTGA
- a CDS encoding TolC family protein, which produces MRYGVAVAVLGLVASGAVRADGPISLGEAMSRARDGAREVTAAKARQEAATARVSQASAFRLPSLTLSETYIRTDSPAESFALELNRNEFSFPAFVTSNPNDPGWSGTAITRAEAMVPLFTGGELSGRIDQARSAAEAAGSQALWAADNAALAAGEAWVMLAQAEEFVSLLTKARDTVKAHVELAKSYVEQGMLVRSELLRAEVELARVEDLLEDAKGKARVANANLAFRIGVAQDSTWQLAPLPGPKPLDGDAASWVASAGSRKDLAAARSLLRAGELEEKVKKAAWWPKVGVSARWDLHDKNLFGASGSAGTVMAFAAINVFQGGADKAAAAAARLDAQAGREDVARFADGVALEVRQAYEEAATARARHATAVKALESARESERITDERFKSGVVKTIDLLDATTARREAETRELVARADAHATALRLAVKAGKAPETAVP; this is translated from the coding sequence ATGCGATACGGAGTGGCGGTGGCGGTCCTGGGGCTCGTGGCCTCGGGCGCCGTCCGCGCGGACGGACCGATCTCCCTGGGGGAGGCGATGAGCCGGGCCCGGGACGGAGCCCGCGAGGTGACCGCCGCGAAGGCCCGGCAGGAGGCGGCGACGGCCCGCGTGAGCCAGGCCTCGGCCTTCCGCCTGCCGTCCCTGACGCTCTCTGAAACCTACATCCGGACCGACTCGCCCGCCGAGTCGTTCGCGCTGGAGCTGAACCGGAACGAGTTCTCCTTCCCGGCCTTCGTCACGAGCAACCCGAACGACCCCGGCTGGTCGGGAACGGCGATCACGCGCGCCGAGGCGATGGTCCCGCTCTTCACGGGCGGCGAGCTCTCCGGCCGGATCGACCAGGCCCGGAGCGCCGCCGAGGCCGCCGGCAGTCAGGCCCTCTGGGCCGCCGACAACGCCGCCCTCGCCGCCGGCGAGGCCTGGGTGATGCTCGCGCAGGCCGAAGAGTTCGTCTCTCTCCTCACGAAGGCCCGCGACACCGTGAAGGCCCACGTGGAGCTCGCGAAGAGCTACGTCGAGCAGGGGATGCTCGTCCGCTCCGAGCTCCTCCGGGCCGAGGTGGAGCTGGCCCGCGTCGAGGACCTGCTCGAGGACGCGAAGGGGAAGGCCCGCGTCGCCAACGCGAACCTCGCCTTCCGGATCGGCGTCGCGCAGGACTCGACCTGGCAGCTCGCGCCTCTCCCCGGCCCGAAGCCCCTCGACGGCGACGCCGCCTCCTGGGTCGCCTCGGCCGGATCCCGGAAGGACCTCGCCGCGGCGAGGAGCCTCCTTCGGGCCGGCGAGCTCGAGGAGAAGGTGAAGAAGGCCGCCTGGTGGCCGAAGGTGGGCGTCTCCGCCCGGTGGGACCTCCACGACAAGAACCTCTTCGGGGCGAGCGGCTCGGCCGGGACGGTCATGGCCTTCGCCGCGATCAACGTCTTCCAGGGCGGGGCCGACAAGGCCGCCGCCGCGGCGGCGCGCCTGGATGCCCAGGCCGGCCGCGAGGACGTCGCCCGCTTCGCCGACGGCGTCGCCCTCGAGGTGAGGCAGGCGTACGAGGAGGCTGCGACCGCCCGCGCCCGGCACGCCACCGCCGTCAAGGCGCTCGAGTCCGCCCGCGAGAGCGAGCGGATCACCGACGAGCGCTTCAAGAGCGGCGTCGTGAAGACGATCGACCTTCTCGACGCGACCACTGCCCGTAGGGAGGCCGAGACGCGCGAGCTCGTCGCCCGCGCCGACGCCCACGCCACGGCGCTGCGCCTCGCGGTGAAGGCCGGCAAGGCCCCGGAGACGGCAGTCCCGTGA
- a CDS encoding efflux RND transporter periplasmic adaptor subunit — MTSRKTVSLVTLTVAGALALTACGGGHKAGALATPDPVSASLAKAASREIPQRIELSGTVEAGKSAMVSSRVMASVVAVPVKEGDLVAQGQLLVEIDPATAQGQESQARGALAQAKAGFALAERNYQRFQALQKSGSASELELDMARMQYEQAKGAVEQATGAVGAAASVAKESRVVAPFAGRVAKKMVEPGDLAAPGRPLVMVESTAGRRLVLSVPESIVATSKLAVGTTLLVTLDATPGAKPLPGRVVEMSPGADPASHSFTAKVDVGGALVPTGVSGRAVLETGRRTAVVVPASSVLQQGGMSLVVVKDEQGKARTRAVTLGSRDGDVVEVLSGLKGGEELLVGLSAAPADGAEVRGQVSGEVKK, encoded by the coding sequence ATGACTTCCCGGAAGACCGTTTCCCTCGTCACCCTCACCGTGGCCGGCGCGCTCGCGCTCACCGCCTGCGGAGGCGGGCACAAGGCCGGCGCACTCGCCACCCCCGACCCCGTCTCCGCCTCCCTCGCGAAGGCCGCGTCGCGCGAGATCCCCCAGCGCATCGAGCTCTCCGGCACCGTCGAGGCGGGCAAGTCCGCCATGGTGAGCAGCCGCGTCATGGCGTCCGTCGTCGCCGTCCCGGTGAAAGAGGGCGACCTCGTGGCCCAGGGCCAGCTCCTCGTCGAGATCGACCCCGCCACCGCCCAGGGGCAGGAGTCGCAGGCCCGCGGCGCCCTCGCGCAGGCCAAGGCCGGGTTCGCCCTGGCCGAGCGGAACTACCAGCGCTTCCAGGCCCTCCAGAAGTCCGGCTCGGCCTCCGAGCTCGAGCTCGACATGGCCCGGATGCAGTACGAGCAGGCGAAGGGGGCCGTCGAGCAGGCGACGGGGGCGGTCGGCGCCGCCGCCTCCGTCGCGAAGGAATCGCGCGTCGTCGCCCCGTTCGCCGGGCGCGTCGCGAAGAAGATGGTCGAACCGGGCGACCTCGCCGCCCCGGGCCGTCCGCTCGTCATGGTCGAGTCGACGGCCGGCCGGCGGCTCGTCCTCTCCGTCCCCGAGAGCATCGTCGCCACGTCGAAGCTCGCGGTCGGCACCACGCTCCTCGTGACGCTCGACGCGACGCCCGGCGCAAAGCCGCTCCCGGGCCGCGTCGTGGAGATGTCCCCGGGCGCCGACCCGGCCAGCCACTCCTTCACGGCGAAGGTCGACGTCGGCGGAGCGCTCGTTCCGACCGGCGTCTCCGGGCGCGCCGTCCTCGAGACGGGCCGCCGGACGGCCGTCGTCGTCCCCGCCTCGTCCGTCCTTCAGCAGGGCGGCATGAGCCTCGTCGTCGTGAAGGACGAGCAGGGCAAGGCGCGGACCCGCGCCGTGACGCTCGGCTCGCGCGACGGCGACGTCGTCGAGGTCCTCTCGGGCCTCAAGGGGGGCGAGGAGCTCCTCGTCGGCCTCTCGGCGGCCCCCGCCGACGGCGCGGAGGTCCGCGGTCAGGTCTCGGGTGAGGTGAAGAAGTGA
- a CDS encoding DUF2892 domain-containing protein, producing MNLNEWLRAIAGFFVILSVVLAVTVDQRFLWFTGFVGLNLLQSAFTRWCPMITILKKIGVREA from the coding sequence ATGAACCTCAACGAATGGCTCCGGGCGATCGCCGGCTTTTTCGTCATCCTCTCCGTCGTCCTCGCCGTGACGGTCGACCAGCGGTTCCTCTGGTTCACCGGCTTCGTCGGGCTCAACCTCCTCCAGTCGGCCTTCACCCGCTGGTGCCCGATGATCACGATCCTCAAGAAGATCGGCGTCCGCGAGGCCTGA
- a CDS encoding winged helix-turn-helix transcriptional regulator, whose product MKKAATLPKEQLMDGIASFLKALADPTRLRILHALQGGERCVNDLLAELPCSQANVSKHLALLRAAGIVEFRRQGVQIYYRIADPAVFAICGVVCGALERSLDGRREGLKMGKTAFAAGARA is encoded by the coding sequence ATGAAAAAGGCCGCCACGCTTCCGAAGGAGCAGCTGATGGACGGGATCGCGAGCTTTCTCAAGGCGCTCGCCGACCCGACGCGGCTCCGGATCCTCCACGCCCTCCAGGGCGGGGAACGTTGCGTGAACGACCTTCTCGCGGAGCTTCCATGCAGTCAGGCGAACGTCTCGAAGCACCTGGCCCTCCTCCGGGCGGCGGGAATCGTCGAATTCCGGAGACAGGGAGTCCAGATCTACTACCGGATCGCCGACCCGGCGGTCTTCGCGATCTGTGGGGTCGTCTGCGGGGCGCTCGAGCGCTCGCTGGACGGCCGGAGGGAAGGCCTGAAGATGGGGAAAACGGCCTTCGCCGCGGGGGCACGCGCGTGA
- a CDS encoding zinc ribbon domain-containing protein, with amino-acid sequence MPLYEYRCDACGRTFEELRSSSDADTVIECPSCESRRTARTLSRFASGTGSSGSAKGGSSCGTRFT; translated from the coding sequence ATGCCCCTCTACGAATACCGATGCGACGCCTGCGGCCGGACCTTCGAGGAGCTGCGCTCTTCGAGCGACGCCGACACGGTGATCGAATGCCCCTCCTGCGAATCGCGGCGCACTGCGCGGACGCTCTCTCGCTTCGCCTCGGGGACCGGCTCCTCGGGATCGGCGAAGGGCGGCTCGTCGTGCGGCACCCGCTTCACGTGA
- a CDS encoding DUF302 domain-containing protein yields the protein MKDSPVAVQAISALPFDQAVARAREALSKEGFGVLTEIDVQATLKKKLDVDREPYLILGACHPPSAHRALEAAPEVGVLLPCNVTVSVENGRTVVRAMDPAAVMGLLALPALASVGQEIGERLRRVIEACLA from the coding sequence ATGAAGGACTCTCCCGTCGCCGTCCAGGCGATTTCGGCGCTCCCTTTCGACCAGGCCGTCGCCCGCGCCCGCGAGGCCCTCTCGAAGGAGGGCTTCGGGGTCCTGACGGAGATCGACGTGCAGGCCACGTTGAAGAAGAAGCTCGACGTCGACCGCGAGCCCTACCTCATACTCGGGGCCTGCCACCCGCCGTCCGCCCACCGCGCCCTCGAGGCAGCCCCCGAGGTGGGCGTCCTCCTTCCCTGCAATGTGACGGTCTCCGTCGAGAACGGAAGGACCGTGGTTCGTGCGATGGACCCGGCCGCCGTGATGGGCCTCCTCGCCCTGCCCGCGCTGGCCTCGGTCGGCCAGGAGATCGGGGAGAGGCTCCGCCGCGTGATCGAGGCGTGCCTGGCCTGA
- a CDS encoding sugar phosphorylase, whose product MTRSLKQAAADPFRGLDYLPEPDYAQPLRGLTPAIAERVRRRVAFLYGDERADTVTRHVDRLVRVQDAYATPGIRAAEAAFVPRDRFSEKDAVLITYGDLVVSEGRTPLRTLSDFAFVFFRGLVTTVHVLPFFPSSSDRGFSVMAYEEVDPRLGSWEEIARLGRGFRLMFDGVFNHISARSRRFQRFLAGDPEFERFFRVFSSREEIDEDRLKLVLRPRTSDLLNEFATVDGPRWLWTTFSRDQIDLNFRHPRVLLDVLEILLYYVRRGADLVRLDAVTYIWHELGTSCAHLRQTHEIVKLVRDVLDATAPHVALVTETNVPHADNITYFGDGTDEAQMVYNFALPPLVLHAFVTGSAEVLSRWAAGLEPPSETTTFFNFLDSHDGIGLMGARGILAGEEIARLCERVRAVGGLVSMRTGEGGEAVPYELNVTWWSALNDATPGEDTERQVDRFVAARAIALALKGVPGIYLLSFFGAGNDLEAVRRDGQARSINRSALREEWLFDQFADPSSIPSRTASRFIDLLSRRAAEPAFHPAAQQRVLRLDPRLSALARVPAAGGAPVVAIVDVSGESVDARLRLADAGIAAGPLVDLVSGDDVPVDRGEVALRLRPYQVVWLRGKAA is encoded by the coding sequence GTGACGCGGAGCCTGAAGCAGGCCGCCGCGGACCCGTTCCGCGGTCTCGACTACCTTCCCGAGCCGGACTACGCGCAGCCTCTGCGGGGCCTGACGCCGGCGATCGCGGAACGGGTGCGGCGGCGCGTGGCATTTCTCTACGGCGACGAGCGAGCCGACACGGTGACGCGCCACGTCGACCGGCTCGTGCGGGTGCAGGACGCCTACGCGACGCCCGGGATCCGGGCCGCCGAGGCCGCGTTCGTCCCCCGCGACCGCTTCAGCGAAAAGGACGCCGTCCTCATCACCTACGGAGACCTCGTCGTCTCCGAGGGCCGCACGCCGCTCCGGACTCTCTCCGACTTCGCGTTCGTCTTCTTCCGCGGCCTCGTCACGACCGTCCACGTCCTGCCGTTCTTCCCCTCCTCGTCCGACCGGGGCTTCTCGGTCATGGCCTACGAGGAGGTCGACCCGCGGCTCGGCAGCTGGGAGGAGATCGCGCGACTCGGGCGCGGGTTCCGGCTGATGTTCGACGGTGTCTTCAACCACATCTCGGCCAGGAGCCGCCGATTCCAGCGCTTCCTCGCGGGAGACCCGGAGTTCGAGCGCTTCTTCCGCGTCTTCTCGTCCCGCGAGGAGATCGACGAAGACCGCCTGAAGCTCGTCCTCAGGCCCCGGACATCGGACCTCCTGAACGAGTTCGCCACGGTCGACGGACCCCGCTGGCTCTGGACGACCTTCTCGCGCGACCAGATCGACCTCAACTTCCGCCACCCGAGGGTCCTCCTCGATGTCCTCGAGATCCTCCTCTACTACGTGCGGCGCGGGGCGGACCTCGTCCGGCTCGACGCCGTCACCTACATCTGGCACGAGCTCGGGACGAGCTGCGCCCACCTGAGGCAGACGCACGAGATCGTGAAGCTCGTCCGCGACGTCCTCGACGCGACGGCCCCGCACGTCGCGCTCGTGACGGAGACGAACGTCCCGCACGCCGACAACATCACCTACTTCGGCGACGGGACGGACGAAGCGCAGATGGTCTACAACTTCGCGCTGCCACCGCTCGTCCTCCACGCCTTCGTCACCGGCTCGGCGGAAGTGCTCTCGCGCTGGGCGGCCGGGCTCGAGCCGCCGTCGGAGACGACCACCTTCTTCAATTTTCTCGACTCGCACGACGGCATCGGTCTCATGGGGGCCCGCGGCATCCTCGCCGGGGAAGAGATCGCGCGCCTCTGCGAGCGCGTGCGGGCGGTCGGCGGCCTCGTCTCGATGCGAACGGGCGAGGGAGGCGAGGCGGTCCCCTACGAGCTGAACGTCACCTGGTGGAGCGCCCTGAACGACGCGACGCCGGGGGAGGACACCGAGAGGCAGGTCGACCGCTTCGTCGCCGCCCGCGCGATCGCCCTCGCGCTGAAGGGCGTGCCCGGCATCTACCTCCTCAGCTTCTTCGGTGCGGGCAACGACCTCGAGGCGGTTCGGCGGGACGGGCAGGCGCGTTCGATCAACCGCTCGGCCCTCCGGGAGGAGTGGCTCTTCGACCAGTTCGCCGATCCCTCCTCGATTCCGTCGAGGACGGCGAGCCGTTTCATCGACCTCCTGTCGCGGCGGGCGGCCGAGCCCGCTTTCCACCCGGCGGCGCAGCAGCGGGTCCTGCGGCTCGACCCGCGCCTCTCTGCCCTCGCGAGGGTTCCCGCCGCCGGCGGGGCGCCGGTCGTGGCGATCGTCGACGTCTCCGGCGAGTCGGTCGATGCGCGCCTCCGTCTCGCCGACGCAGGGATCGCGGCGGGGCCGCTCGTCGATCTCGTCTCGGGCGACGACGTGCCCGTAGACCGCGGCGAGGTCGCGCTGCGCCTTCGTCCCTACCAGGTCGTCTGGCTCCGGGGAAAGGCGGCGTGA
- a CDS encoding glycosyl transferase, which produces MSDFAQNGPITTLTRLGNRPLVELEDALVRHTRRNRAALLIPSLISELERPALLKICDEIAQAPYLDTVLISLDRADEAGYRGALEYFKRLKRRTVVLWNDGPGVKALLEKLGKADLALGERGKGRACWIGFGYLLAQGNIEYIALHDADVLDYDRAMLARLLYPIADPILNFDFCKGYYARFTDRLNGRVARLFVGPLLGSLRSLLGTNAYIEFLSSFRYPLAGEFALSADLLRQIRVPSDWGLEVGTLSEVYRHRSPRRVCQVDIADRYDHKHQVLSPEDPTKGLHRMAADIAKHLLRTLAAADTVLGDGTLKSLLASYQRRAEDAASSFYALAKMNGLVFPRHEEEMAIATFAGALKSGVEQFLADPLGAPLIPNWARVLSAVPEAGDLLLEAVVAEGGILNG; this is translated from the coding sequence ATGAGCGACTTCGCGCAGAACGGGCCGATCACGACCCTCACCCGTCTCGGAAACCGGCCGCTCGTGGAGCTGGAGGACGCCCTCGTCCGCCACACGCGCCGGAACAGGGCCGCCCTCCTCATCCCGTCCCTCATCTCGGAGCTGGAGCGCCCCGCGCTCCTGAAGATCTGCGACGAGATCGCGCAGGCGCCGTACCTCGACACGGTGCTCATTTCCCTCGACCGGGCCGACGAGGCGGGCTACCGGGGCGCCCTCGAGTACTTCAAGCGATTGAAGCGCCGCACCGTCGTTCTCTGGAACGACGGCCCGGGCGTGAAGGCGCTCCTGGAGAAGCTCGGAAAGGCCGACCTCGCCCTCGGCGAGCGGGGGAAGGGACGCGCCTGCTGGATCGGCTTCGGCTACCTCCTCGCGCAGGGGAACATCGAGTACATCGCGCTCCACGACGCGGACGTCCTCGACTACGACCGCGCGATGCTCGCCCGGCTCCTCTACCCGATCGCCGACCCGATCCTGAACTTCGACTTCTGCAAGGGCTACTACGCACGGTTCACCGACCGGCTGAACGGCCGCGTGGCGCGCCTCTTCGTCGGCCCGCTTCTCGGGTCGCTCCGGTCGCTCCTCGGCACCAACGCCTACATCGAGTTCCTCTCCTCCTTCCGCTACCCGCTCGCGGGCGAGTTCGCCCTCTCCGCCGACCTCCTCCGGCAGATCCGCGTCCCGTCGGACTGGGGCCTCGAGGTGGGGACGCTCTCCGAGGTCTACCGGCACCGCTCGCCCCGGCGCGTCTGCCAGGTCGACATCGCCGACCGCTACGACCACAAGCACCAGGTGCTCTCACCGGAGGACCCGACGAAGGGCCTCCACCGGATGGCGGCCGACATCGCCAAGCACCTGCTGCGGACGCTCGCCGCGGCCGACACCGTCCTCGGCGACGGGACGCTCAAGTCGCTCCTCGCCTCCTACCAGAGGCGGGCCGAGGACGCTGCCTCGAGCTTCTACGCCCTCGCGAAGATGAACGGCCTCGTCTTCCCGCGCCACGAGGAGGAGATGGCGATCGCCACCTTCGCCGGCGCGCTGAAGAGCGGCGTCGAGCAGTTCCTCGCCGACCCGCTCGGCGCCCCGCTCATCCCGAACTGGGCACGGGTCCTCTCCGCCGTCCCGGAGGCGGGAGACCTCCTTCTCGAGGCGGTCGTTGCCGAGGGGGGGATCCTGAACGGCTGA